A window of Fictibacillus halophilus contains these coding sequences:
- the yhbY gene encoding ribosome assembly RNA-binding protein YhbY, protein MLTGKQKRFLRSKAHHIQPIFQVGKGGVNSNLVKQVDEALEARELIKVSVLQNCEDDKDTVASQLSSGSKSQLVQVIGSTIVLYKESINQKRIQLP, encoded by the coding sequence ATGCTTACAGGTAAACAAAAACGTTTTTTACGATCAAAAGCACATCATATTCAACCTATCTTTCAGGTTGGTAAAGGTGGAGTTAATTCAAATTTAGTCAAACAGGTTGACGAAGCACTTGAAGCGAGAGAGCTTATAAAAGTTAGCGTGCTTCAAAACTGTGAAGATGATAAAGATACAGTAGCATCACAGCTTTCTTCTGGCTCGAAATCACAGTTAGTTCAAGTGATCGGAAGTACAATCGTACTTTACAAAGAATCAATCAACCAAAAACGCATCCAACTCCCTTAA
- the yqeH gene encoding ribosome biogenesis GTPase YqeH, whose protein sequence is MGLEQIKCVGCGVSIQTEDKEALGYAPLSALTKDLPICQRCFRLKHYNEIHDVSLTDDDYRKIVSSIGDEDALVVKIVDIFDFNGSWLPGLHRYAGNNPILLVGNKLDLLPKSVNPNKVIHWMKKEAKELGLKPIDVKLISADKGYGIEELAESIDHYRQGKDVYVVGCTNTGKSTFINRLIKQFGEEAADFITTSHFPGTTLDLIDIPLDGRSHMYDTPGIINHHQMAHFVSKKELNIIMPKKEIKPMVFQLNELQTLYFGGLARMDYMKGGKQSFVCHFSNHLNIHRTKTDKADELYEKHLGDMLAPPEDTENFPKLKRYEFVIKESKTDVVISGLGWVTFPEAGAKVAFYAPEGVAVTVRKSLI, encoded by the coding sequence ATAGGTTTGGAACAAATTAAATGTGTGGGTTGTGGAGTTTCCATACAAACAGAAGACAAAGAAGCGCTTGGATACGCACCTCTTTCGGCACTGACGAAAGATCTGCCTATTTGCCAGCGCTGTTTTCGTTTAAAACACTATAACGAAATTCATGACGTAAGTTTAACAGATGATGATTATCGTAAAATTGTCTCGAGTATTGGAGATGAAGATGCGTTAGTTGTTAAAATCGTTGATATTTTTGATTTTAATGGAAGTTGGCTCCCGGGACTTCATCGTTATGCGGGGAACAACCCGATCCTTCTTGTTGGAAACAAGCTTGATCTGCTTCCAAAATCAGTGAATCCTAATAAGGTAATTCATTGGATGAAGAAGGAAGCAAAAGAGCTAGGCTTGAAGCCCATCGATGTAAAATTGATCTCTGCTGACAAAGGGTATGGAATTGAGGAATTGGCAGAGTCTATCGATCATTATCGCCAAGGAAAAGATGTATACGTTGTAGGGTGCACGAACACAGGGAAATCTACGTTTATTAACCGTTTAATCAAACAATTCGGCGAGGAAGCAGCTGATTTTATTACAACTTCTCATTTTCCCGGAACGACATTAGATCTCATTGATATTCCACTCGATGGAAGAAGTCACATGTATGATACGCCTGGGATCATTAATCATCACCAAATGGCACATTTTGTTTCTAAAAAAGAATTGAATATCATCATGCCTAAAAAAGAAATAAAACCTATGGTGTTTCAATTGAATGAATTGCAGACGTTGTATTTTGGTGGACTTGCAAGAATGGACTATATGAAAGGCGGTAAACAGTCGTTTGTTTGCCATTTTTCAAACCATTTGAATATACATCGAACTAAGACCGACAAAGCAGACGAACTTTATGAGAAACATCTTGGTGACATGTTAGCCCCTCCCGAAGATACGGAGAACTTTCCAAAGCTTAAACGCTATGAATTTGTTATAAAGGAAAGCAAAACAGATGTTGTGATCTCTGGTCTTGGCTGGGTAACTTTCCCAGAAGCAGGTGCGAAGGTGGCTTTCTATGCTCCCGAGGGTGTAGCTGTAACTGTTCGAAAATCCTTAATTTAA
- a CDS encoding nicotinate-nucleotide adenylyltransferase, whose product MNKQIGLFGGTFNPPHIGHLLIAQEALTQLHLDEVWWMPSSTPPHKQKDNEVSDDQRIEMVQKAIGNNEQFSLSLLEFERSGPSYTIDTVRLLKEKYPQVAFTFIMGGDMVHSLSSWHKIDELKDLVEFAGVGRAGYAVDHHWERYRVKHVEVPIIEISSSFIRNQSSVGQNIRYYVLDEVWNYIKENHLYGTN is encoded by the coding sequence ATGAATAAACAAATTGGCCTTTTTGGAGGTACGTTTAATCCGCCACATATCGGACATCTGCTTATTGCTCAAGAGGCATTAACTCAATTGCATTTAGATGAAGTGTGGTGGATGCCTTCCTCTACACCTCCACATAAACAAAAAGACAATGAAGTCTCGGATGACCAGCGTATAGAAATGGTTCAAAAAGCGATTGGTAACAATGAGCAGTTTTCCCTTTCTTTGCTTGAATTTGAGAGAAGTGGACCTTCATATACTATTGATACGGTTCGTCTTCTGAAGGAAAAATATCCACAAGTAGCCTTCACTTTTATAATGGGTGGAGATATGGTTCATTCCTTAAGCAGTTGGCATAAGATTGACGAGTTGAAAGATCTTGTTGAATTTGCAGGTGTCGGTCGTGCAGGATATGCCGTTGACCATCATTGGGAGAGGTATCGAGTAAAGCATGTAGAAGTACCTATTATCGAGATCTCATCGTCGTTTATCCGTAATCAATCAAGCGTTGGGCAGAATATTCGTTACTATGTCTTAGATGAGGTCTGGAATTATATAAAGGAGAACCACCTTTATGGAACGAACTAA
- the aroE gene encoding shikimate dehydrogenase, with product MIKALVIGDPIDHSLSPVMQTAAFQQTGISGTYEKRRVTSDELEAFVKFLKESNYAGCNITIPHKVAILPFLDKIDEEAKEIGAVNTVVNKDGKLIGYNTDGKGFLLGLKEKISKPLSDLNVLLIGAGGAARSIAYALSKEEPAYLAIANRSEERLHSLLKDLNDERIEGLSLQKAEEDLARFDVLINTTNAGMHPDTESIPLNLNLLKKEAVVSDIVYNPLATRWLREAEELGATTDNGVSMLVMQGAMAFEKWTGIFPDTNNMKQVVMEQLRR from the coding sequence ATGATTAAAGCACTTGTTATCGGTGATCCAATCGATCATTCCTTATCACCTGTCATGCAAACAGCTGCATTTCAGCAAACCGGTATTTCTGGAACATATGAAAAAAGACGTGTGACTTCTGATGAATTAGAGGCGTTCGTTAAATTTCTGAAAGAAAGCAATTATGCAGGATGTAATATTACCATCCCTCACAAAGTAGCAATTCTACCATTTCTAGATAAGATTGATGAGGAAGCTAAAGAGATAGGTGCTGTTAACACAGTCGTAAATAAAGATGGAAAATTGATCGGTTATAACACAGACGGTAAGGGTTTCTTGCTGGGTTTAAAAGAAAAAATCAGTAAGCCACTTTCAGATTTAAACGTTCTACTAATTGGAGCTGGCGGAGCTGCCAGATCTATCGCTTATGCACTAAGTAAGGAAGAACCTGCTTATTTGGCGATAGCGAATCGTTCAGAAGAACGACTTCATTCTTTATTAAAAGATTTGAACGATGAACGTATAGAAGGTTTGTCTTTACAAAAAGCCGAAGAAGATCTTGCTCGTTTTGATGTATTAATCAACACGACCAACGCGGGTATGCATCCAGATACCGAGTCAATTCCACTTAACCTTAACTTGCTAAAAAAAGAAGCGGTGGTAAGTGATATCGTTTATAATCCGCTAGCAACTCGATGGCTTAGAGAAGCTGAGGAATTAGGCGCAACAACAGATAATGGTGTATCTATGCTCGTTATGCAAGGAGCTATGGCATTCGAAAAGTGGACAGGCATTTTTCCAGATACAAATAATATGAAACAAGTCGTTATGGAACAACTTAGGAGGTAA
- a CDS encoding YqeG family HAD IIIA-type phosphatase yields the protein MLKHFLPDQHVQNILDITPEMLVERGVKGIITDLDNTLVEWDRPEATPELIEWFTSIKEKGILITIVSNNTQHRVKSFSDPVGIPFIYSARKPMTKAFKRALKDMKLKNEQVVVIGDQLLTDVLGGNRLGLHTILVVPVASSDGTWTRFNRKIERIILSWMKRKGMLHWEE from the coding sequence ATGTTAAAACATTTTTTACCGGATCAACATGTTCAGAATATCCTGGACATCACACCGGAAATGTTAGTTGAACGAGGAGTAAAAGGTATTATCACAGATTTGGATAATACGCTTGTGGAATGGGATAGACCTGAAGCGACTCCTGAATTGATCGAGTGGTTTACTTCTATTAAAGAAAAAGGTATTTTGATCACAATTGTTTCAAACAATACACAGCATAGAGTAAAGAGCTTCTCAGACCCTGTGGGCATTCCGTTTATCTACAGCGCTAGAAAACCAATGACCAAAGCTTTCAAGCGCGCTCTGAAAGATATGAAGCTGAAAAATGAACAAGTTGTTGTTATCGGAGATCAACTTCTTACTGACGTACTAGGTGGGAATCGATTAGGTTTGCATACTATACTCGTTGTACCAGTGGCTAGCAGTGACGGTACTTGGACAAGGTTTAACAGAAAGATTGAACGCATCATATTGTCTTGGATGAAAAGAAAAGGCATGCTGCATTGGGAGGAATAG
- a CDS encoding class I SAM-dependent DNA methyltransferase, whose translation MSYQRFAYLYDELMEDAPYTEWLEFVKTSASKHLEDGKRFLDVGCGTGSMTILLAKEGFDVTGVDLSTDMLMVAKEKAEAERVNLSLFQQDMRELEGLGVFDCVTILCDSLNYILTEEDVKRTFLSAGSHLKTGGLLLFDVHSLHKINEIFIGQTFGSNEEKLSYIWQCYQGELENSVEHELSFFLQNEDSYERYDELHTQRTFSVDDYCNWLNECGFEHLDISADFKGIEPTEESERIFFVARKK comes from the coding sequence ATGAGCTATCAGCGATTTGCCTATCTCTATGATGAGTTGATGGAGGATGCTCCATACACTGAATGGTTAGAATTTGTGAAAACATCCGCTTCTAAACATTTAGAAGATGGAAAGCGGTTTTTAGATGTTGGTTGTGGCACGGGTTCGATGACGATTTTACTCGCGAAAGAAGGCTTTGATGTTACCGGGGTTGATCTTTCCACAGATATGTTGATGGTCGCAAAGGAAAAAGCCGAAGCAGAAAGAGTGAATCTTTCCCTTTTTCAGCAAGATATGCGAGAGTTAGAAGGACTAGGTGTTTTTGATTGTGTCACGATATTATGTGACTCGCTTAATTACATTTTGACAGAAGAAGATGTGAAAAGAACTTTTCTTTCAGCTGGTAGTCACCTGAAAACAGGAGGACTTCTTCTTTTCGATGTTCATTCTTTACATAAGATCAATGAAATCTTTATTGGACAAACCTTTGGTAGTAATGAAGAAAAGCTATCTTACATATGGCAATGCTATCAAGGTGAGCTAGAAAATAGTGTAGAACACGAGTTATCTTTCTTTTTGCAAAATGAAGATTCGTACGAACGATATGATGAGCTTCATACACAAAGAACATTCTCAGTCGACGACTATTGTAATTGGTTAAATGAATGCGGGTTTGAACACTTAGATATCTCAGCAGATTTCAAAGGAATCGAACCGACAGAAGAAAGTGAACGGATCTTTTTCGTAGCCAGAAAAAAATAA
- a CDS encoding sigma-54 interaction domain-containing protein has translation MLDQDPLFKNNILETIIDSAYEWIVVVDHEGIVRYMNKTYCEFLGEDPKKVIGKHVTKVIENTRMHKDVLQGKVEIADLQFIRGNYMIANRIPILNEGKVIGAVGTVIFRDTEQWKKMNSHIKALLHELNFYKKEWEEINGATYTLNDFAGTSAEVQKVKKHVKNIASGDLSVLIRGESGTGKELLAHSIHQLSERSGKPFIKLNCGAVPEHLFESELFGYSEGAFTGAKKGGKLGKFQLADGGTLFLDEIGDLPQSMQIKLLRVLQEKEVEPVGAVHTQKVNVRVIAATNRPLERLISENTFREDLFYRINVLQIQIPPLRERKEDIWPLAENFIRLNCAETGKRILSIDDDVKEAFLEYSWPGNARELKNFVEAAIQLTHSDRLSLDVFPDFLKEKLGINKKQLTLKEHIQETEKNVISYYLDTMDGDIMRVAKQLGIGKTNLYDKIKKYNIR, from the coding sequence ATGTTGGATCAAGATCCATTGTTCAAGAACAACATTCTAGAGACGATCATCGACAGTGCTTATGAATGGATAGTCGTTGTTGATCATGAAGGAATCGTCCGATACATGAATAAAACGTACTGCGAGTTTTTAGGCGAAGATCCTAAAAAAGTAATAGGAAAGCATGTTACAAAGGTGATTGAAAATACAAGAATGCACAAAGACGTTTTACAGGGAAAAGTTGAGATTGCGGATCTTCAGTTCATTAGAGGGAACTATATGATAGCAAACCGCATTCCTATCCTAAATGAAGGAAAAGTAATAGGAGCTGTTGGTACGGTAATATTTAGAGATACCGAGCAATGGAAAAAGATGAACTCTCACATAAAAGCACTTCTTCATGAACTCAATTTTTATAAAAAAGAGTGGGAAGAAATAAATGGCGCGACTTATACATTGAATGATTTTGCAGGAACTTCAGCAGAAGTTCAAAAAGTAAAGAAGCATGTGAAGAATATTGCCAGTGGAGACTTATCAGTATTAATCCGGGGTGAGAGCGGAACGGGCAAAGAGTTGCTTGCTCATAGCATCCATCAATTAAGTGAAAGAAGTGGAAAGCCCTTCATAAAACTTAATTGTGGTGCGGTTCCTGAGCATTTGTTTGAATCTGAACTATTCGGCTATTCTGAAGGAGCATTTACAGGAGCTAAAAAAGGCGGAAAGTTAGGTAAGTTTCAGCTTGCAGACGGGGGCACTCTATTCTTGGACGAGATCGGGGATCTACCTCAAAGCATGCAAATAAAATTGCTGCGTGTTCTTCAGGAAAAAGAAGTAGAGCCTGTAGGCGCTGTTCATACGCAAAAAGTAAACGTACGAGTGATTGCTGCTACAAATCGCCCGTTAGAGAGATTGATTAGTGAGAATACGTTTCGTGAAGACTTGTTTTATCGAATAAATGTGCTGCAAATTCAAATACCTCCACTTCGTGAGAGAAAAGAAGATATATGGCCACTCGCAGAAAATTTTATCAGATTGAACTGCGCTGAAACAGGTAAACGTATCTTGAGTATAGATGATGATGTAAAGGAAGCGTTCTTAGAATACAGCTGGCCAGGAAATGCGAGAGAACTTAAGAATTTTGTAGAAGCAGCCATCCAGCTTACTCATAGTGACCGATTATCGTTAGATGTTTTTCCGGATTTTTTAAAAGAAAAGCTTGGAATCAATAAAAAGCAGCTGACACTTAAAGAACACATTCAAGAAACTGAAAAAAATGTGATCTCTTACTATTTGGATACGATGGACGGGGATATAATGCGTGTCGCTAAACAACTAGGCATTGGTAAGACAAATCTTTATGATAAGATAAAAAAATATAACATTCGTTAA
- the rsfS gene encoding ribosome silencing factor, which translates to MNVKELMELVVKTADDKRAENIAVLDMEGISLVADYFVICHGNSEKQVQAIARELKDVALENDIQIRRMEGYDHARWVLIDLANIVVHVFHRDDRSYYNLEKLWGDASRIDVDAIITPQQNL; encoded by the coding sequence ATGAACGTAAAAGAGCTTATGGAATTGGTCGTAAAGACCGCTGATGATAAAAGAGCAGAGAACATTGCCGTGTTAGATATGGAAGGAATCTCGCTTGTAGCAGATTACTTTGTTATCTGTCATGGTAATTCTGAGAAACAAGTCCAAGCAATTGCAAGGGAACTGAAAGATGTTGCGCTAGAGAATGATATTCAGATTCGCCGAATGGAAGGGTATGACCATGCAAGATGGGTTTTAATCGACCTGGCAAACATCGTTGTTCATGTATTCCATCGAGATGACCGCAGTTATTATAATCTTGAGAAACTATGGGGAGACGCCAGTAGAATTGATGTTGATGCCATTATTACCCCGCAACAGAACCTGTAG
- a CDS encoding sporulation histidine kinase inhibitor Sda, with the protein MEKLSDDLLIESYLKARELKLSNDFILLIKKEIDRRSLHAKLQQVLM; encoded by the coding sequence ATGGAAAAACTTTCAGACGACCTTTTGATTGAATCTTATTTAAAAGCTAGAGAACTGAAACTTAGTAATGACTTTATCTTACTCATAAAAAAAGAGATTGACAGAAGATCTCTTCATGCTAAATTACAGCAAGTTTTAATGTAG
- the yqeK gene encoding bis(5'-nucleosyl)-tetraphosphatase (symmetrical) YqeK: MERTKALEIVKKQLTEHRFIHTLGVEETSLALAKKYGVDQKKAETAAIFHDYAKFRPKEEMREIVRSKGLSQDLLFYGNEVLHAPVGAYLVEREVGITDEDILSAIYYHTTGNGAMTTLEKVIFLADYIEPNRQFPGVESVREMAENDLDQACLMAVKNTITFLMKQNQKIYPLTFEAYNGLLQEIKFKKEKECTG; the protein is encoded by the coding sequence ATGGAACGAACTAAAGCACTGGAAATTGTAAAAAAACAGCTGACAGAGCACCGTTTTATCCATACGTTAGGAGTGGAAGAAACAAGTCTTGCTTTAGCTAAGAAATATGGAGTAGACCAAAAAAAAGCAGAAACAGCAGCCATATTTCATGATTATGCTAAATTTCGGCCAAAAGAAGAAATGAGAGAAATTGTGCGTAGCAAGGGACTCTCACAAGACTTGTTATTCTATGGAAACGAAGTATTGCATGCGCCAGTAGGAGCCTACTTAGTTGAAAGAGAAGTCGGAATAACTGATGAAGATATTCTAAGTGCTATCTATTACCATACAACAGGTAATGGAGCGATGACTACACTTGAAAAAGTGATTTTTTTAGCAGATTACATCGAGCCGAATCGTCAATTTCCAGGTGTGGAAAGTGTTAGAGAGATGGCAGAGAATGATCTTGATCAAGCGTGTTTGATGGCAGTTAAGAACACAATTACTTTTCTAATGAAACAGAATCAAAAAATCTATCCACTCACGTTTGAAGCGTATAACGGATTGCTTCAAGAGATTAAATTTAAAAAAGAGAAGGAGTGCACTGGATGA